In one window of Ostrinia nubilalis chromosome 21, ilOstNubi1.1, whole genome shotgun sequence DNA:
- the LOC135082150 gene encoding alpha-tocopherol transfer protein-like, with protein MSRAASFAQRWAQDNLTRPPSEDELTVLNLFPITCDGDEVEATRRARRYYKARGPGGLTELWHKRYPDDEDILSSCQDAYIVPLRARSVGGRRMTLVRLPAPMAMDRPLSAKALLSRWLMILDIRLREDPTPGEEVVFIDVSDLQPSHVKNHFRGTYWKDFVWCMKTAYPLRFTEIHVINTQRLKTMSLLLLHIGLHPWKRKVLHIHSKAEEINQAMGFDYFPPESLPHEYGGKAGAMKDLNDEWTKKLLSNSKWLESEERKFYDTELKPEPDTRSRHRSAVRLRASNGSYDMITRTHSCRSLHRHDDFDEGTYGAYRTLKVSSDSDFYV; from the exons ATGTCACGCGCAGCGTCGTTCGCGCAACGATGGGCCCAGGACAACTTGACCAGACCCCCTTCAGAAGACGAGCTGACAGTCCTCAACCTGTTTCCCATCACCTGCGATGGAGACGAGGTTGAAGCCACCAGGAGAGCCCGGAGGTACTACAAGGCTAGAGGACCTGGAGGACTGACAGAACTGTGGCATAAGAGATACCCTGATGACGAGGATATCTTGTCCAGTTGCCAGGATGC TTACATCGTCCCTCTTCGCGCCAGGAGTGTAGGAGGAAGGCGGATGACCCTCGTCAGGCTTCCAGCTCCGATGGCCATGGACAGGCCACTGTCAGCGAAGGCGCTGCTCTCTAGGTGGCTTATGATTTTAGATATACG GTTACGTGAAGACCCAACTCCTGGTGAGGAGGTGGTCTTCATAGACGTCAGCGATCTCCAGCCATCACATGTCAAGAACCACTTCAGGGGCACATATTGGAAGGACTTCGTTTGGTGCATgaag ACAGCATACCCGCTCCGCTTTACGGAGATCCATGTCATCAACACACAGCGCTTGAAGACCATGTCTCTCCTGCTCTTACACATCGGCCTCCATCCCTGGAAGCGTAAGGTCCTGCACATCCACTCCAAGGCTGAGGAGATAAATCAGGCCATGGGGTTTGATTACTTTCCACCGGAGAGCCTACCACATGAGTATGGGGGGAAGGCTGGAGCTATGAAGGATCTCAATG ACGAATGGACAAAGAAGCTCCTCTCCAACTCAAAGTGGCTGGAATCAGAAGAACGCAAATTCTACGACACAGAACTGAAACCAGAACCAGACACTCGGTCTCGACACCGCAGCGCCGTGCGCCTGCGAGCAAGCAACGGTTCTTATGACATGATCACACGCACGCACTCGTGTAGATCTTTACATAGgcatgatgactttgatgaagGAACGTACGGCGCGTACAGGACTTTAAAAGTGTCTTCAGACAGTGATTTCTACGTATAA